TTTTGatggagttttttttataaaaaaataccatttttaTAGGGTGGTCCGCAATCATATAGTAGGCCTTGGCTTAACGTGAGAGTTTTCTACTTCCGTGTCCTCTTTCGGCAACTTGTTGGTGTTAAGGAATTCGATAAGCGGTGTTCACTAGTCCTGAGTGGTCTCGATGTCTGTGACGATTTTGTCAATCTAAGTAGTAGCCCTCGAGCCAACGTCGGTGGTGCTATCGATGTCGTCGTCTGGCGAACTCTTGACGGATGGACTGGTTAATACTTAATACTCTAGGAACATGCTGGATTCCACCGGCTTTCTCCTGGAAGCTCGTCGGGTGAGGTTGTCGACATTGGTGTTGTCTTTGCGATAGACATGGCGCACTTCGAGCTCGTAATCCTTGGACAATTAGGGATTAGAGCCTCCGTAATCCTTATGCACTTGGTTGGCGACTTTCTGAGTCACCTTTCACAATCAGTCATTTTACCCTGAGTGTTGTGGCTGCTTGTAGTCCAGCTAGGAGTCCTTCGTACTCAGTAGTGTTGTTGGTTGCTCGAAAATCTAATTGGTCTACATGTAACCaagaattttgtaaaattttcttaCTGAATTCTAGAAGAGTTGAAttttccaaaaataaaaatttgggTATTTTACAATGCGGATGCTGCAGTTGTCATCCTCATCCTTGAGGAAGACATGGTCGAAGGCGGAGCACCCGATGAACACCTTGATTGCCTTTCCCCAAGAGGATCAGTTTGACGATGTTGTGGGATAGGTCGACGAGATCAAGACATagttgttaacgaccaaatttggtaatctgaGTATCGAAGATGAAGATcagatcgaagcggaatccaagTCCAAGATCGtttcggaaacagagtaaggatCGGCTGAAGTTCGAATCGGCTACGATCAGGATCGGTAGAGTCCGAGTTGGACAGGGTTAGCCGATCAagccgaatccgacaatatgacacGGCATGCGTTGTTGGGTTGggttaatgtgcttcatgatgattgccacgtatggatagagtcctgagaaggcaattgtatctattaattaggatatttcatgtaattcccttagagatatgtttggacaaaagtctgccgcaaagacttatggtatcttagagtttgttagagataaaagtcgtgtccgacacgggcatattttgtaatctcgggtataaatagaccccgagccccatgtaatcaatttaacacatgttcaatacaatctcggcgcatcgccacccttttactttcgtttcgtttcgacgagttcttgctttcgggttgagctgcatcggtttcgatcttcaactagaggtaaaacttgttatggcggcctgcgttctcaggattagtgcttccatctttatgatactctaatcttatttatgtaattcgtcgagttatcatatatctcatataatctccggcaatatcgttatctaacctccaatcggctaacatctgttactagaaggcagccgattaggttaagtAGTGACGTTGAcatagattatataggatatccaccactctatgaaacatccaacggcttgattgtctagatattgtctttcttttcatacttatagttgtatcagttaagtttgaccttataagtcgtgattaggatctcaatctctagcctgcttttggttgccgattagggtagcatcggggtttcagccaatcttacctaatttaactatatttatctcatatgcttgattgacatgttaaatctgccctttatgttaagatcttgctgcatttaagtatattaggcttttgtttggtatattttacttgctttgatatcttaatatagagtggtatcggagtattaccCAAGacacgctagatctatctgatcggctatgctatgaacatatatagtcttattgttaatatatatttcgatctaagtgatttatactgtctcggcatggcgaccgatctatcccaatcacttgatttaagtatatatcgacataaaggctacatattgttaatatctacagccgatcgagtagatttagttctttcttacttatttatgattgccgatcgatctATATGTGACATCGGcttaaaaataaatgatatgtcatcggccactagccgatcggctatcgtttatagatttaaccgcggtttctttgtctttatttcttgttgattgcatgatcaaatcaactggcatgctcacgaacctaaaggcaagcttttggacctgcactagagttaagcagattTCTCAGGCCttgtgtttttacatcaacaataGTCTAGGAAAGGTCTGCACGTCGACAGTGCAAGAAGCGATCCAGGGTGGCAAGCGACGTGTGCGGCGATGAAGAGCGTGTACAAGGTGAAGAATAGCCACGCACGGGGGCCGGGGCGTGGAGATGGCAGATCGACTTGGTAGGGAGGTGTAGCAGGACCTCGAGCTACATGTCTGGAAGCAAGATGCAGTCCACTGCGGCGGAGGATGACGTCATTGAGGATGAGGAGTTGAGACTAGCGGTGAAAACAGGATGTGTACTTTGGCCAGCCCGCCCGACTGACTATACATAATTCAACAATTACAGCTTGCACCTATTTATTCCATTCTAAAACTATAAAATTTGCTTAAAACAAATTTTTTACCATGTAGACCACAAAAGCATTTATAAACTATTATATTGAAGCCACATCAGAGTGTTCTATTATAGCTGCAAGTAGTCTTGGCATCGGGGGCATATCAAGCTCATGTAGACCCTCAATGGCCCGGACCACTTCACCCATTGTCGGCCGATCAGACTCAATTTCTTGGATGCACCAacatgcaactttgcaaacTCTTTCAGCCTCTTCCAAACTGAAGTCGTCATGTAATCGTGGATCCATCAAACTATGCACATCTCCCACATGAAGCTTGTTAATTGCTCGCACAGGAAAATAAGCACCATGATAGCTGTTGCTAGCAGATACTTTAGGTGAATTTCTCCTTCCTGATATGATTTCCAATAGTACCATGCCAAAGCTGTAaacatcaacttttggtgtaatAGCAACTCCGCTAAGCCACTCTGGGGCAAGATACCCTACAGTACCTCTGAATGTAGTTAGAACTCGGCTAAAATCCCTTCCTACAATCGCTGCCATCCCAAAATCTGCAATCTTAGGAACAAATGATTCATTCAGAAGTATGTTTTCTGGTTTAATATCACAGTGTATGATGCATTCGCGACAACTCTGGTGCAGGTAGCACAATCCTCTAGCAACTCCTATAGCTATTTGATACCTGGTGCTCCAATTTAGAACGGTAGCATTGCTCTGAAATAGATGGGCGTCAAGAGACCCATTTAACATGCGTTCATACACAAGTAGCCTCTTATCACCTTCGCAGCAGAAACCAATCAGTTTGATTAGGTTGATATGTTGGGTCATTCCAATTGAGCTCACTTCTGCCCTGAATTGCTTCTCTCCCTGACGAGCACCATCAAGCCTTTTCACTGCTATAGCAGTCTGGTCTCCCAACATTCCCTTGAATACAGAACCAAAACCACCTCCTCCTAGCTTCTCTGAGAAACATTTAGTAGCACGAACTAAACCGGTGTATCTAAAGGCTATAATTCCACCATCATTACCTTGACTGCCATATAATGGCACACCACACCACTTGGATTTGTTAATCCAAATCGTTAACAAAAGCATGAGCATTAGTAATCCAAAACTAACGACAATGCTTACAATGGCAACAACTCTTGGTCTCCGTTTGTTGTTCTTCCTTAAACTTTGTGAATCTCTGGCGGCGAGGCGAAGGTAAAGAACATTTTCAGAATGATTATCAATGCCATCATTCTGATTCACACTTCGCAATTCCCCATGCCAGATAGAGCATCTGTTACCATTATAGGTATAAGCAGTGCAAGCGCAGTCATGAAGACAAGCTTCTTCGCAATCGCTCTGGGTCGAAGCATCTTCCATGCTTTGAGGGTACAAGGGCAGTGTAACAGGAGCTATGGGGTGGAACATGTCTGTTGAACTTGTGTTGTTTTGTTTACCAGATGCACAATCTAAGGGAGTATCTCTGATGCACCCTCCAATCGGATCACCGGCATCCCAATCCTGCGGTGACTTGGGAGAGAAGCTCTCCATACATCCACAGAATGGGACTGAATTGCCATTGCAGACCGTGAAAGGTCCACAGACATCGTGCAGGCTGCATGGATCAGATGGTTCTGCATATATGGTTTGCCAAGACATTTTGGGTTGTGACCAAACATTCAGCTTAACCTGACCAGTGATGTCTATGGAAACGAATACAGAAGCCGATTCATCAAGGGAGGTGTACGTGAAGTACTCCTCCTCATTGTTGTGGACATATGCAGGTTTGAGCAAGCCTTTGGTCCGTGGATCCATGTCTAGCAGCTCATTGAGCAATGGTACAAGCGTATACGCCAATTGTCCGGATGACCAAGACCAATACACCACGACGGGAGGTTTGCGACGCCTAAGGCGCAACACCGTGTTTGTGTCCATCTCAAGGATGTAAGAGCCGAGGCCCATATCAATGAGGCTCTTCTTGGCAACGAACCGACGGTTCAAACCGGTGATCTTGTTCCTACCTAACTTAGCACCCGGAAGCCCAACATCTGCAGGGTAGTCGAAGCTCTGCCACAACACAACATTGCTACTAGCCATGAGGAGTAGGTTTCCATTGTTCATGAGGAGAGCACTGGTGTTTGTGCTGGATGATCCTGTTGTCCTATTGACAATGGTGTGAGTGCTGGACCAGATTATGGACTCTGAACTGGTGTTGTTGTTGTTCAAGACGATGGCAAGATTGCCATCTCTTGAGATTTTGAGCTGTGCTTGCTTCAGCTCAGGGCCAGTGATGGGATTCTCCCTATTAGCAACCCAAGCTGTAGTAAAAACCTGGATCTTGTTGAACCATATGCCAAGATACCAGCCAGGCAATGTGTTGGTGGTGGTGTTAATGGACTTACTGATGCCTGCAGTTGGTTGTGGCTGGAAGAAGCCGAGCGCGAACTTGCCGTTCCTCGAGACGAGCTTCTCGCCGACAGAAAGCGCTTGGCCTACCATGAGAGTGTCGCCATCTGCAATGGCGGCGGAACATGGAGGAGTGtgcagggaggagaggagaagcccACTGAGTAGTAGCAAGACATAGAGAGGAGGTGGCATGGCTGGAGAAGATAGGTGAATAATGGCTGAATTGGAGAAGGGAGGAGTATATGCTTAGTAACGGTTTAGCTATGTAGTGCTGGTATATGCTTTTATGTTTTATTTGGACAAGTAAGAGGAATGCATGAggaatgcatgtatatacagAGAACACACGCGGGGGACTGCATCAGCCTATCCATCTATCATGGGGAACACATGAGGTTTAATGTAATtcttccatcctaaaatatatcaGCCTAGTATAGAATAAGATACattctaatactatgaatctggacaggggCCTGTTTAAATTCGTATTATTAGAATGCACTCCGTTTTGTATTATAAGTCACTTTGACCTTTTTTTTCTGATCAAACTTTATGAAGTtttactaagtttatagaaaaatagtaacattttaaacaccaaattagtttaattaaatctagcattgaatatatcttgataatatatttattttgtgttaaaaatgctactatatttttatatgaacttAGTCAAACGTGAAGaagtttgattaggaaaaaagtcaaaacaatttataatatgaaacataggACGTATCTcatatgttgctatattttagaacgaatgTAGCATAATAGATGCTGCAGGTTGGAGTACATGCATGTTTAATTTAGGCAGCTGACAGGTAGAACAGGAGCTGCAAGGACCTTCCTTGGTCATGTTTGTTCACTCTCAtagattcagagtttcagacagcAACTTGGCCTGGTAGAGGTACAACGGTACTCGACACGGCAACGTACGATGCTGCGGGTCATGTTGGTTCACATGTCTACTAGGTCCTGCAGATAGAAGAGCAGAGCACATTCAAGTCGGCATGATGATTGTGAAAATTAATTTGTTCAAGAAACTAATGGTTTTATACGACTTCGAATCAAACCATGACCTCTGTATTTGTGTTTCCACATAGGACACATTTGCTGAATTGGCTTTATGTGTTTAGCTcacatcaaaattggaagtttggttgaaattggaacgatgtgacgaaaatgttgaaagtttgtgtgtgtaggaaaattttgatgtgatagaaaagttgaaagtttgaagaaaaactttagaaataaACACGGCATGAAGGAGAGATTCTTTGAAATCGGAAAGATGAAATTAGCAGTTCTTGAAAAGAAGAATGGATGAGCTCTGAACTCTCTGTTCGTCACAACTATGTTTTATGCCGACCAACATCATCTTGAAGGCTTTTGCAGCTGCCTGTCTTTGCCTTGCTGATGGCATCCACAATGTGGATGACAAGTGGATAGTAAGACCCCTTACtacttactttaccattgtgaAGGACTGGAGGTGGGTagtctaccctataattcaccaactcacTCTTACACCTACAttactcattcatcaaatcTAACGGACAGTATTCCTCAGTGCCCGATCTAACGATCATCGCGTCCACCTCAGTAGTGTACTGCCGAGGCTGCTGTAATCGCGTGATTTATTTCCCATCAACGCGCGCGCCTCACTCCCGAAATACCTGCCACCATCTCAATCTGTCGATCCCCTTCCTCGAATTTCGGAATCCTGAAGCGCGAGCAGTCGGCTTCCGCACCTGGTGCCAACGGCCTCGTCGATCACCTGATCTCTTCACTCGTGCGCGGTCGACGTTCTCGCACGCCTGCGAGGTCTTCTACTGGTGAGGAAGCGTCCGTAGACCGCTCGCTACCGAGAGGATCCGGCTGCTCTGTCGCCGAGCATGCGTCCCCGGGTCCCTCTGCCGCCAGAGCCAGGGCCACATCCCGTTCTAGCGGTTGGCGATCCTTGCCTCTTTGCCATGGCATGAGAGAGCTCTGCAGCGATGGCCACGGCATGAGAGGGGCCCTACCGTTTAGCTGCTGCCCTCTTCGCTGGGCCGTCCACAGCTTCTCTTCGCCCATTAATTGTGACGCTGCGCCTGTTTATCTCCTCCCTCTTGATCACTCACGGTCGAGAATTAAGGCTGTGGCGAAGTGGGCGGTGGATAACCTTGGAAGGCTAGCGACCGGATAATCCTGATACATTATGCATGTCCTTCCCAAAGGAGCTCTGCTGCCAAGCACCATAATCTCTACAAGAGCACAGGCTCATATATGCAGGGAAATATCCTTTTTTTCAGTTACTTCAGAAAGGTTAACAGGTTTGTAGCGGATCTATCGTTGCTTTCTGACTTACTGTTTCTCTGAACACTGAAACTTTGGTTCCTCTGCTGGATTTCATGTAGATGAACGTGCAGGCAAGGTATTGGATCAACCCCAATAAGATGGTACTGGAGATCCTGCATGCTGAATCCAGGTCCAAGCAGGAAATGGCTCTGCTGCTTTGCCAAAACTTCATCACTATTTAAGCTCTCCACTCTAGATGTTCAGGGTTCTGC
The window above is part of the Oryza sativa Japonica Group chromosome 7, ASM3414082v1 genome. Proteins encoded here:
- the LOC4342594 gene encoding G-type lectin S-receptor-like serine/threonine-protein kinase At2g19130, producing the protein MPPPLYVLLLLSGLLLSSLHTPPCSAAIADGDTLMVGQALSVGEKLVSRNGKFALGFFQPQPTAGISKSINTTTNTLPGWYLGIWFNKIQVFTTAWVANRENPITGPELKQAQLKISRDGNLAIVLNNNNTSSESIIWSSTHTIVNRTTGSSSTNTSALLMNNGNLLLMASSNVVLWQSFDYPADVGLPGAKLGRNKITGLNRRFVAKKSLIDMGLGSYILEMDTNTVLRLRRRKPPVVVYWSWSSGQLAYTLVPLLNELLDMDPRTKGLLKPAYVHNNEEEYFTYTSLDESASVFVSIDITGQVKLNVWSQPKMSWQTIYAEPSDPCSLHDVCGPFTVCNGNSVPFCGCMESFSPKSPQDWDAGDPIGGCIRDTPLDCASGKQNNTSSTDMFHPIAPVTLPLYPQSMEDASTQSDCEEACLHDCACTAYTYNGNRCSIWHGELRSVNQNDGIDNHSENVLYLRLAARDSQSLRKNNKRRPRVVAIVSIVVSFGLLMLMLLLTIWINKSKWCGVPLYGSQGNDGGIIAFRYTGLVRATKCFSEKLGGGGFGSVFKGMLGDQTAIAVKRLDGARQGEKQFRAEVSSIGMTQHINLIKLIGFCCEGDKRLLVYERMLNGSLDAHLFQSNATVLNWSTRYQIAIGVARGLCYLHQSCRECIIHCDIKPENILLNESFVPKIADFGMAAIVGRDFSRVLTTFRGTVGYLAPEWLSGVAITPKVDVYSFGMVLLEIISGRRNSPKVSASNSYHGAYFPVRAINKLHVGDVHSLMDPRLHDDFSLEEAERVCKVACWCIQEIESDRPTMGEVVRAIEGLHELDMPPMPRLLAAIIEHSDVASI